A part of Rattus norvegicus strain BN/NHsdMcwi chromosome 4, GRCr8, whole genome shotgun sequence genomic DNA contains:
- the Pthlh gene encoding parathyroid hormone-related protein preproprotein (The RefSeq protein has 1 substitution compared to this genomic sequence), with protein sequence MLRRLVQQWSVLVFLLSYSVPSRGRSVEGLGRRLKRAVSEHQLLHDKGKSIQDLRRRFFLHHLIAEIHTAEIRATSEVSPNSKPAPNTKNHPVRFGSDDEGRYLTQETNKVETYKEQPLKTPGKKKKGKPGKRREQEKKKRRTRSAWPGTTGSGLLEDPQPHTSPTSTSLEPSSRTH encoded by the exons ATGCTGCGGAGGCTGGTTCAGCAGTGGAGCGTCCTGGTGTTCCTGCTCAGCTACTCCGTGCCCTCCCGCGGGCGCTCGGTGGAGGGGCTTGGTCGCAGGCT AAAACGCGCGGTGTCTGAGCACCAGCTACTGCATGACAAGGGCAAGTCCATCCAAGACTTGCGCCGCCGTTTCTTCCTCCACCATCTGATTGCGGAGATCCACACAGCTGAAATCAGAGCTACCTCGGAGGTGTCCCCTAACTCCAAACCTGCTCCCAACACCAAAAACCACCCTGTGCGATTTGGGTCAGACGACGAGGGCAGATACCTAACTCAGGAAACCAACAAGGTGGAGACGTACAAAGAGCAGCCACTCAAGACGCccgggaagaagaagaaaggcaagCCGGGGAAACGCAgagaacaggagaaaaaaaagcGAAGGACTCGGTCCGCCTGGCCAGGCACAACTGGGAGTGGCCTGCTTGAGAACCCCCAGCCCCACACCTCCCCGACCTCCACCTCGCTGGAGCCCAGCTCAAG